Proteins from a genomic interval of Acanthopagrus latus isolate v.2019 chromosome 7, fAcaLat1.1, whole genome shotgun sequence:
- the otud3 gene encoding OTU domain-containing protein 3, which yields MSRKQTPKPVRSNKKSELERKRDERAARRAIVKDRKNRPQDCDEGAEFVSFSNQLQALGLKLREVPGDGNCLFRALGDQLEGHSRGHLRLRQETVQYMTSHRQDFEPFVEDDVPFTQHLSNLSQPGTFAGNDAIVAFARSQQVRVVIHQLNTPLWEINGAEKQVCRELHIAYRYGDHYDSVRRIGDNSESPAQLRIENLQNSRGQTREFGDGQRDRQKNPSPTASEEDNVILSSIKNRGIQGDEENLLQLSAATINAEWLVGSMLGQSCQGQCSSGSCSTCRAAATDCSEQKQPAEGSNVQKPKVSTKQRKEQQRQEKKKRQEERHRQKFLQSKGSQDQNQNLPEAVTLVPALNTLSI from the exons ATGTCAAGAAAACAGACGCCCAAACCGGTGCggagcaacaaaaaaagtgaactgGAACGCAAGAGGGATGAGCGGGCAGCGCGCAGGGCCATTGTGAAGGACCGCAAGAACAGGCCTCAGGATTGCGATGAAGGAGCAGAGTTTGTTAGTTTCTCCAATCAGCTCCAGGCTCTGGGGCTCAAGCTGAGAGAGGTCCCCGGAGATGG GAACTGTCTGTTCAGAGCTCTGGGCGACCAGTTAGAGGGTCACTCCCGGGGTCACCTCCGGCTTCGGCAGGAGACGGTCCAGTATATGACGTCCCATCGACAAGACTTTGAGCCATTTGTTGAGGACGACGTGCCCTTCACACAGCATT TGTCCAACCTCTCTCAACCCGGTACGTTTGCTGGCAATGACGCCATCGTGGCTTTTGCCCGTAGCCAACAGGTGAGAGTGGTCATCCATCAGCTCAACACGCCACTGTGGGAG ATAAATGGTGCCGAGAAGCAGGTGTGCAGAGAGCTGCACATCGCCTACCGCTACGGCGATCATTATGACAGTGTGAGGCGGATTGGAGACAACTCTGAGAGTCCTGCCCAGCTCCGCATAGAG AATCTACAGAACTCACGAGGCCAGACGCGTGAATTTGGTGACGGTCagcgagacagacagaaaaatccCTCTCCCACAGCCTCAGAGGAGGACAACGTgatcctgagctccatcaagAACAGAGGAATCCAGG GTGATGAGGAGAACCTGCTCCAGCTGAGTGCGGCAACCATCAATGCTGAATGGCTTGTGGGCTCCATGCTGGGCCAGTCCTGCCAGGGCCAGTGTTCCTCAGGATCCTGCTCAACCTGCAGAGCCGCAGCCACGGACTGCAGTGAGCAGaaacagccagcagagggcagcaatGTCCAAAAACCAAAG GTATCAACCAAGCAGAGGAAAGAGCAGCAGCggcaagagaagaagaagcgtcAGGAGGAGAGGCATCGGCAGAAGTTTCTCCAGAGCAAAGGGAGtcaggaccagaaccagaacctgccAGAGGCTGTTACTCTAGTACCAGCCCTCAACACTCTCAGTATATAG